The Latilactobacillus sakei subsp. sakei DSM 20017 = JCM 1157 genome includes a window with the following:
- a CDS encoding ABC transporter ATP-binding protein: MDKQQRKVLVEVKHLKQYFNPGKKSEVKAIDDISFEIYEGETFGLVGESGSGKSTTGRSIIRLYSPTSGEINFDGQDISKIKEHSRQMKEFRKEIQMIFQDPYASLNPRMKVKDIIAEGLHIHHLVKNEAESDARVNELLDLVGLNKDHATRYPHEFSGGQRQRIGIARALAVKPKFIIADEPISALDVSIQAQVVNLMKEIQEQQNLTYLFIAHDLSMVKYISDRIAVMHNGKIMELASADDIYDRPLHPYTQSLLSAVPLPDPKIERQRRRMPYDSSIESDDGDRQLREVAPEHYVYATEAEVASYQSALATLVQQAN; this comes from the coding sequence ATGGATAAACAGCAACGTAAAGTCTTAGTTGAAGTCAAACATTTAAAACAATACTTTAACCCGGGCAAAAAATCCGAAGTGAAGGCCATCGATGATATTTCCTTTGAGATTTACGAAGGTGAAACATTCGGGTTAGTTGGCGAGTCTGGTTCGGGTAAAAGTACGACTGGTCGCAGTATTATCCGGCTTTACAGCCCAACTAGTGGTGAAATTAATTTTGATGGGCAAGATATCAGTAAAATCAAGGAACACAGTCGCCAGATGAAGGAATTCCGCAAAGAAATTCAAATGATTTTCCAAGATCCATACGCGTCACTTAATCCGCGGATGAAGGTCAAAGATATCATTGCTGAAGGATTGCACATTCATCATTTGGTCAAAAATGAAGCCGAAAGTGATGCGCGCGTCAATGAATTGCTCGATTTAGTCGGACTCAATAAGGATCACGCAACGCGTTATCCGCATGAATTCTCTGGTGGGCAACGGCAACGGATTGGAATTGCCCGTGCTTTAGCCGTTAAACCCAAATTTATCATTGCGGATGAACCAATCTCAGCTTTGGATGTGTCGATTCAGGCGCAAGTTGTCAACCTGATGAAAGAGATTCAGGAACAACAAAACCTCACGTATCTCTTTATCGCCCATGATTTATCGATGGTGAAATACATTAGTGATCGCATCGCCGTTATGCATAACGGTAAGATTATGGAATTGGCATCAGCGGACGATATTTACGATCGCCCACTCCATCCGTATACGCAAAGCTTATTATCGGCTGTGCCGTTGCCTGATCCTAAGATTGAGCGCCAACGTCGCCGGATGCCTTACGATAGTTCAATTGAAAGTGACGATGGTGATCGCCAATTACGAGAAGTCGCGCCTGAACACTATGTTTATGCGACTGAAGCGGAAGTTGCGTCTTACCAATCAGCTTTAGCGACACTTGTGCAACAAGCTAATTAA
- a CDS encoding ABC transporter ATP-binding protein produces MANILEVNHLSIDFKTYAGDVHAIRDVSFNLKKGETLAIVGESGSGKSVTVRSVMGLLASNAHVKAGTVMYHGDDLLKKPEREMDAIRGSDISMIFQDPMTSLDPTMTIGKQVAEPLLVHKTMNKEDAMKRAQTVLELVGIPNAKERMKDYPHQFSGGQRQRIVIAIAIVDYPQILIADEPTTALDVTVQAQIIDLMKELQRKIETSIIFITHDLGVVAGIADRVAVMYAGKIIEYGLVDEVFYEPKHPYTWGLLNSMPTLETAGKLEAIPGTPPDLLDPPKGDAFAPRNPYALQIDVEEEPPFFEVSKTHFAATWLLHPDAPAVEPPAAIQALMKKHNVL; encoded by the coding sequence ATGGCAAATATTTTAGAAGTTAATCATTTAAGTATTGATTTTAAGACCTATGCAGGTGACGTCCACGCAATTCGGGATGTTAGTTTTAACCTTAAAAAAGGGGAAACGCTAGCGATTGTTGGCGAATCTGGATCAGGTAAATCGGTAACCGTGCGCAGCGTTATGGGGTTGCTGGCCAGTAACGCCCACGTTAAAGCCGGGACCGTCATGTATCATGGTGATGATTTATTGAAAAAACCAGAACGTGAAATGGATGCGATTCGTGGGAGTGATATCTCGATGATCTTCCAAGATCCGATGACCTCGCTTGATCCAACCATGACAATCGGCAAGCAAGTGGCGGAACCATTGTTGGTTCACAAAACGATGAACAAAGAAGATGCGATGAAGCGGGCCCAAACCGTGTTAGAATTAGTCGGCATTCCGAACGCCAAAGAACGGATGAAAGATTATCCGCACCAATTTTCTGGTGGGCAGCGGCAACGGATTGTGATTGCGATTGCGATTGTTGATTATCCGCAAATCTTGATTGCGGATGAACCCACAACTGCCTTGGATGTAACAGTGCAAGCGCAAATTATCGACTTGATGAAAGAACTACAACGTAAAATCGAAACGTCAATCATCTTTATCACCCATGATTTGGGCGTTGTGGCCGGGATTGCGGATCGGGTAGCGGTGATGTATGCCGGCAAGATTATCGAATACGGTTTGGTGGACGAAGTCTTTTATGAACCCAAACATCCGTATACTTGGGGCTTATTAAATTCGATGCCCACACTCGAAACGGCGGGCAAGTTAGAGGCGATTCCGGGGACACCGCCAGATTTGTTGGACCCACCTAAAGGGGATGCTTTTGCACCTCGGAATCCGTACGCACTGCAAATCGATGTGGAAGAAGAACCACCATTCTTTGAAGTTTCCAAAACGCATTTTGCGGCAACCTGGTTATTGCATCCAGATGCACCAGCGGTTGAACCGCCAGCAGCAATCCAAGCTTTGATGAAAAAACATAACGTTCTTTAA
- a CDS encoding ABC transporter permease, with protein MADAKLTAGSFKPLNKDTHEEQEKISAPSLTFMQDAIRRLKQNKVAVVSLFVLLIIIIAAALAPVIAPHNPNTQNVAYANLPPKIGDGQIPGFKGEMDVSGVKVDKYQQAGVPKGKYFILGTDYLGRDLFSRILYGTRLSLLIGVLATLVDLLIGIPYGIISGWRGGRIDTFMQRFIEIISSIPNLIVVVLMMLILRPGLLSIVIAIGFTGWITMARLIRAQTFQLKEQEFVLAARTLGETPFKIAMKHLVPNLSSTIIIQTMFTIPSAIFFEAFLSFIGIGIPAPNASLGTLLSDGQKAFRFLPYQMWYPAAVLCVIMIAVNLLADGLRDAFDPKS; from the coding sequence ATGGCAGATGCGAAGCTAACAGCTGGATCTTTTAAACCACTTAATAAAGATACACATGAAGAACAAGAAAAAATTAGTGCACCCTCATTAACGTTTATGCAAGACGCAATTCGGCGCTTGAAGCAAAATAAGGTGGCGGTGGTCTCACTATTCGTATTGTTGATCATCATCATCGCGGCTGCATTGGCGCCCGTGATTGCACCGCACAATCCCAATACGCAAAACGTAGCGTATGCCAACCTCCCACCTAAAATTGGTGACGGTCAAATCCCAGGATTTAAAGGTGAGATGGACGTTTCCGGTGTTAAAGTTGATAAATATCAACAAGCGGGTGTGCCTAAAGGCAAGTATTTCATTTTAGGGACTGATTACCTCGGCCGGGATTTATTCTCACGAATTCTTTATGGGACACGTTTATCACTATTGATTGGGGTCCTAGCGACGCTCGTTGATTTGTTGATTGGGATTCCATACGGGATTATCTCCGGTTGGCGGGGCGGTCGGATTGATACGTTCATGCAACGGTTTATTGAAATTATCTCTTCAATTCCCAACTTAATTGTTGTGGTGCTGATGATGTTAATTCTACGACCAGGACTTTTATCAATCGTCATTGCGATCGGTTTTACTGGCTGGATTACGATGGCCCGACTGATTCGGGCGCAGACCTTCCAACTAAAGGAGCAAGAATTTGTGCTCGCTGCTAGAACGTTAGGGGAGACACCGTTCAAGATTGCGATGAAACATTTAGTACCTAACTTATCGTCAACGATTATTATTCAAACGATGTTTACCATTCCGAGTGCGATCTTCTTCGAAGCATTCTTAAGTTTTATTGGGATTGGGATTCCCGCACCTAATGCATCGCTAGGGACTTTATTATCTGATGGGCAAAAAGCCTTCCGGTTCTTACCCTATCAAATGTGGTACCCAGCAGCAGTCTTATGTGTCATCATGATTGCCGTCAACTTACTAGCAGATGGCCTAAGAGACGCATTTGATCCAAAATCATAA
- the opp3b gene encoding oligopeptide ABC transporter permease, whose product MSKYLIKRIFYLVLTLFIVASVTFFMMKLMPGTPYTNQQKMSADQLRIMNEQYGLNKPLFQQYIIYLGGLLHGDFGTSFQFNNQPVANLIMTRLGPSLQIGAQAMLLGSVLGVLLGAVAAIRKNTWVDGVATFFSILGISIPNFVLAVLLQFFLAFKLQMFPIALWDGWSSSILPSLALAVAPLANTARFMRTEMVDVLSSDYIELAKAKGNSKWQTVAKHALRNSMIPVVTIIGPMAVNLMTGSLVVENIFSIPGIGEQFVKSIMTNDYPTIMGLTIFYSFLLTVIILVVDILYGIIDPRIRLSDGQGAR is encoded by the coding sequence ATGAGTAAATATTTGATTAAACGGATTTTTTACCTAGTATTAACGCTATTCATTGTCGCTTCTGTGACGTTCTTCATGATGAAACTGATGCCTGGGACGCCATATACGAATCAACAAAAGATGAGCGCTGATCAATTAAGAATTATGAACGAACAATACGGTTTGAATAAGCCGTTGTTCCAACAATATATTATTTACCTGGGTGGTTTGTTGCACGGTGATTTTGGAACGTCCTTCCAATTTAATAATCAACCGGTTGCCAACCTCATCATGACGCGTTTAGGACCCTCACTTCAAATCGGGGCCCAAGCCATGCTTTTAGGGTCCGTTTTAGGGGTTTTATTAGGGGCAGTTGCGGCAATTCGCAAGAATACTTGGGTGGATGGCGTGGCGACGTTCTTTTCAATCTTAGGGATTTCAATTCCCAACTTCGTCTTAGCTGTTTTACTCCAATTCTTCTTAGCTTTCAAATTACAAATGTTCCCAATCGCTTTATGGGATGGTTGGTCATCTAGTATCCTACCGTCGTTAGCGCTAGCAGTAGCGCCATTAGCCAATACGGCCCGGTTCATGCGGACTGAAATGGTCGATGTCTTAAGTAGTGATTACATCGAATTGGCTAAGGCCAAGGGGAACTCTAAGTGGCAAACTGTTGCTAAACATGCACTTCGTAATTCGATGATTCCGGTTGTGACAATCATTGGCCCAATGGCGGTCAACTTAATGACTGGTTCATTGGTTGTTGAAAATATCTTCTCGATTCCCGGTATTGGGGAACAATTTGTTAAATCAATCATGACCAATGATTATCCAACTATCATGGGCTTGACGATTTTCTACTCATTCTTATTAACCGTTATTATTTTAGTCGTTGATATTCTATATGGGATTATCGATCCTCGTATTCGATTAAGCGACGGTCAGGGGGCACGTTAA
- a CDS encoding peptide ABC transporter substrate-binding protein produces the protein MRREKGLVLGVTTVAITLLLAACGSSGSKNAGSTDTVSFSTTDVISTMDPALNTDVIGAQALTDTMEGLYRYEGKTIKPAIATKVVKPTNNGLTYTFPLRKDAKWSNGKAVTAEDFVYAWRRVVDPKVGSQYAYIYEGIENAVAITSGKQPVSSLGVVAKDKHTLQVTLEKPIPYFSQLMTSSTFFPVYPDAVKKAGKSYGTNAKTLVFNGPYKLSGWNGPDSAWKEVKNTNYWNAKAVKVKTLKYQVVKDPSTALNLFQSNKLDRTNISGDTAKQMKNDSHYSTQQQAATFYMQVNQAKNPIFKNAKIRQAISMTINRKELVNQVLGDGSAPVASLTPKGMSFDPTTKKDFTSELNAEGKKNTTYNPKEATKLWKEGLAETGQTGKTFNYTLLGDDTDTAKKQAEYLQDTLEKNLPGLKVTLANVPFKTRLTRSDNGDFDMVVSAWNADFPDPITFLDLFVTGGDNNNGKWSNPEFDAQIKASKTENANNDKARWQNLIKAQDIMNKESGVIPLYQSGRAYLTNSSVKGLDYGPSGNYNNVSLYLKK, from the coding sequence ATGAGACGAGAAAAGGGTTTAGTATTAGGTGTAACGACGGTGGCGATAACATTATTATTGGCAGCGTGTGGTTCCTCAGGTAGCAAGAATGCAGGTTCAACAGATACGGTTAGTTTTTCAACAACCGATGTGATTTCAACGATGGATCCTGCATTGAACACCGACGTGATTGGGGCGCAGGCGTTAACGGACACGATGGAAGGTCTTTACCGTTATGAAGGCAAGACCATTAAACCAGCGATTGCGACGAAAGTGGTTAAACCAACTAATAATGGGTTAACATATACTTTCCCATTACGCAAAGATGCAAAATGGAGTAACGGCAAGGCTGTTACAGCGGAAGATTTCGTCTATGCATGGCGCCGAGTTGTCGATCCAAAAGTTGGCTCACAATATGCTTACATTTATGAAGGTATTGAAAATGCAGTAGCCATCACTTCAGGTAAACAACCCGTTAGTTCATTAGGGGTAGTTGCCAAAGATAAACACACATTACAAGTTACTTTAGAAAAACCAATTCCATACTTCAGTCAATTAATGACCAGTTCAACATTCTTCCCAGTTTATCCAGATGCTGTTAAGAAAGCGGGTAAGAGCTACGGGACAAATGCTAAGACATTAGTCTTCAACGGCCCTTACAAGTTATCTGGTTGGAACGGCCCAGATAGTGCTTGGAAAGAAGTTAAAAATACTAACTACTGGAATGCTAAGGCTGTTAAAGTGAAAACTTTGAAATACCAAGTAGTTAAGGACCCATCAACTGCTTTGAACTTATTCCAAAGTAATAAGCTTGATCGCACAAATATCAGTGGCGATACTGCTAAACAAATGAAGAATGATTCTCATTATTCAACCCAACAACAAGCTGCTACATTCTATATGCAAGTTAACCAAGCTAAGAACCCAATCTTCAAGAATGCCAAGATCAGACAGGCAATCTCAATGACGATTAACCGTAAAGAGTTGGTTAACCAAGTGTTAGGCGACGGTTCTGCACCAGTAGCTTCATTAACGCCAAAAGGCATGAGTTTCGATCCCACGACTAAAAAAGATTTCACAAGTGAGTTAAATGCCGAGGGCAAGAAAAATACAACCTATAATCCTAAAGAAGCAACGAAGCTTTGGAAGGAAGGGTTAGCTGAAACCGGTCAAACGGGTAAGACGTTTAACTATACATTATTAGGTGATGATACGGATACTGCTAAGAAACAAGCAGAATATCTCCAAGATACGCTTGAAAAGAACTTACCTGGTTTGAAGGTAACACTTGCCAACGTACCATTTAAGACACGTTTAACACGTTCGGATAACGGTGATTTCGATATGGTTGTCAGTGCTTGGAATGCTGATTTCCCAGATCCAATTACATTCTTAGACTTATTCGTGACGGGTGGCGACAACAATAACGGTAAGTGGAGTAATCCTGAATTTGATGCTCAAATCAAAGCAAGCAAAACAGAAAATGCCAATAACGACAAAGCAAGATGGCAAAATCTCATCAAAGCCCAAGATATTATGAATAAAGAATCTGGTGTCATTCCATTGTATCAATCAGGACGTGCGTACCTCACTAACTCAAGCGTCAAAGGGTTAGATTACGGCCCTTCTGGAAATTACAATAATGTCTCACTTTATTTAAAAAAATAA
- a CDS encoding acyl carrier protein gives MSEQEIFDKIAAIIADRFELNFKADLDADSIDIVEFVLELEDTFGAEIPDEEAEKIATVADAVAYIKAKTK, from the coding sequence ATGAGTGAACAAGAAATCTTTGATAAGATTGCAGCAATTATTGCTGACCGATTTGAATTGAACTTTAAAGCAGATCTTGATGCTGATTCAATTGATATTGTTGAGTTCGTCTTAGAATTGGAAGACACGTTTGGTGCCGAGATTCCAGATGAAGAAGCTGAAAAAATCGCAACAGTGGCAGATGCCGTTGCATACATTAAAGCGAAGACCAAATAA
- the plsX gene encoding phosphate acyltransferase PlsX codes for MKVAVDAMGGDFAPQSVIEGVLQARSEFTDLDFILYGDQAQIEPLIDDMTRLTIVHTTEKIASDDEPVRAIRRKKQASMVLAAQAVKDGQADALFSLGNTGALLAAGLFIIGRVKGIDRPGLMPTLPSINSDQGFNMLDVGANAEAKPEHLHQYGLMGNFYAKDVRGIENPRIALLNNGTEATKGDELHKATYQLLADDPDLNFVGNVEANDLLKGVADVVVTDGFTGNATLKAIEGTATIVMSQVKHAIMDAGVKEKIGGLLLKGSVGGIREKFDTSIYGGAVLLGLKAPVIKAHGAADARTVYYTVKQIHAMLANQTVQKVIDYFSDQAAQKNSN; via the coding sequence ATGAAAGTAGCAGTTGATGCAATGGGCGGCGATTTCGCGCCTCAATCAGTAATCGAAGGGGTTTTACAAGCCCGTTCAGAATTTACGGACCTAGATTTTATTCTATATGGCGATCAAGCACAGATTGAACCCTTAATCGATGATATGACGCGCTTAACAATCGTGCATACCACAGAAAAAATTGCGAGTGATGACGAACCAGTCCGCGCTATTCGCCGTAAGAAGCAGGCCTCAATGGTTTTAGCCGCCCAAGCGGTTAAGGATGGCCAAGCAGATGCACTCTTCTCATTAGGGAACACAGGGGCCTTATTAGCAGCCGGGTTATTTATTATCGGCCGGGTAAAAGGAATTGATCGTCCAGGCTTAATGCCCACTTTACCATCGATTAATTCTGATCAAGGTTTCAATATGTTAGACGTTGGTGCCAATGCTGAAGCTAAGCCAGAACACTTGCATCAATACGGTTTAATGGGTAATTTCTATGCTAAAGACGTCCGGGGCATCGAAAATCCGCGAATCGCATTGTTGAATAACGGGACAGAAGCGACTAAGGGTGACGAATTGCATAAGGCAACGTACCAACTCTTAGCGGATGATCCAGATTTGAATTTTGTCGGGAACGTTGAAGCTAACGATTTATTAAAAGGTGTTGCTGATGTTGTTGTGACGGATGGCTTTACTGGCAATGCAACGTTAAAAGCAATCGAAGGCACTGCCACAATCGTCATGTCACAAGTGAAACACGCGATTATGGATGCTGGGGTCAAAGAAAAAATTGGTGGCCTATTATTAAAAGGGAGTGTCGGGGGTATCAGAGAAAAATTTGATACGTCCATTTATGGCGGGGCTGTTTTACTTGGCTTGAAAGCACCCGTTATCAAGGCGCACGGGGCTGCCGATGCACGTACAGTCTACTATACGGTTAAACAAATTCATGCGATGTTAGCTAATCAAACGGTTCAAAAAGTCATCGATTATTTCAGTGACCAAGCTGCGCAAAAGAATTCTAATTAA
- the recG gene encoding ATP-dependent DNA helicase RecG produces MSVLSLTDSVTVLTGVGPKRLTALNQLGIATISDLLYYFPFRYEDLKVKDLSEAVDQEKVTLKGTVVADPVVSRWGPGKTRLNVRLLINHDVIMVTFFNQPYLKDKFEAGVDIAVYGKWDARRNSLTGMKVLAVQSADNPSFAAIYSANKNVRQGTLVKLIREAFDNYRNVIPDLIPADIRERYKLVSEVELIAGMHFPESYPEAKQARRTAIFHEFFLYQLQLQAIKQADRHVENGLALPYQNAALKEFIKTLPFDLTDAQKRVVNEICLDLKAPAHMNRLLQGDVGSGKTIVAAIAMFAAVTAGFQAALMVPTEILAEQHYQSLQKLYAPMNVTVGLLTGSTTAKERRTLLADIESGRINIIVGTHALIQDAVVYHKLGFAVIDEQHRFGVNQRRVLREKGLQPDMLAMTATPIPRTLAITAYGEMDVSTIDELPKGRIPIETSWVRSNQVEQALSFVQKQLADNSQVFAITPLIAESEQMDLKNAEEIYATLADRFEPQYHVALLHGKLKDDEKNRIMTAFSNNEIQLLVSTTVVEVGVDVPNATVMMIFDADRFGLAQLHQLRGRVGRGKKKAYCLLIADPKNQQGVDRMTIMTETTNGFVVAQKDLELRGPGEVFGDRQSGLPVFKVGDPVADFASLQVAQQEVQKIFTVDPTFSQPAYAPLKAYLAQQKQNYQTLD; encoded by the coding sequence CTGTCAGTGTTAAGTTTAACGGATTCTGTGACTGTTTTAACGGGTGTTGGCCCGAAGCGTTTGACAGCCCTCAATCAATTAGGAATCGCAACAATCAGTGATCTATTGTATTATTTTCCGTTTCGTTACGAGGATTTAAAGGTTAAGGATCTCTCAGAAGCGGTCGATCAGGAAAAGGTCACCTTAAAAGGAACCGTTGTCGCTGATCCAGTCGTCAGTCGTTGGGGACCGGGTAAGACACGGCTAAACGTCCGGTTATTGATTAATCATGATGTCATTATGGTGACTTTTTTCAATCAACCCTACTTGAAGGATAAATTTGAAGCAGGCGTTGATATTGCTGTTTATGGTAAATGGGATGCTAGACGGAATAGTTTAACCGGGATGAAGGTTTTAGCGGTTCAATCGGCTGATAATCCTTCGTTCGCGGCGATTTATTCAGCCAATAAAAACGTGCGTCAAGGCACACTCGTAAAATTGATTCGCGAAGCGTTTGATAATTATCGCAATGTCATTCCGGATTTGATTCCGGCCGATATTCGCGAGCGGTATAAGTTAGTTTCTGAAGTGGAACTGATTGCTGGAATGCATTTTCCGGAAAGCTACCCAGAAGCCAAGCAGGCGCGACGCACCGCCATTTTTCATGAATTCTTCTTGTACCAACTGCAATTGCAGGCGATTAAACAAGCAGACCGCCATGTTGAAAATGGCTTAGCACTGCCTTATCAAAACGCAGCCCTCAAGGAATTTATTAAGACATTACCGTTTGATTTAACGGATGCTCAAAAGCGGGTGGTCAACGAAATTTGTTTAGACCTTAAGGCACCGGCACATATGAACCGTCTTTTACAAGGGGATGTTGGGTCTGGGAAGACGATTGTCGCGGCGATTGCGATGTTTGCTGCGGTGACGGCCGGTTTCCAAGCGGCCTTAATGGTGCCCACCGAAATTTTGGCGGAACAACATTATCAGAGCCTACAAAAGCTTTATGCACCAATGAATGTGACGGTTGGGTTACTAACTGGTTCGACAACCGCCAAGGAGCGCCGGACGTTGTTGGCGGATATTGAATCCGGTCGGATCAATATCATTGTCGGAACGCACGCACTTATTCAAGATGCCGTGGTTTACCACAAGTTAGGCTTTGCCGTCATCGATGAACAACATCGATTTGGGGTCAATCAACGGCGCGTGCTACGTGAAAAAGGCTTGCAGCCTGATATGCTGGCAATGACAGCGACACCGATTCCGCGGACCTTGGCAATTACCGCCTATGGCGAAATGGATGTTTCGACCATCGATGAGTTACCTAAAGGTCGGATTCCAATTGAAACCAGTTGGGTGCGTAGTAACCAGGTTGAACAAGCGCTCTCGTTTGTTCAAAAACAATTGGCTGACAACTCGCAAGTTTTTGCGATTACGCCGTTAATTGCGGAGTCGGAACAAATGGATCTCAAAAATGCGGAAGAAATCTACGCGACTTTGGCGGATCGGTTTGAGCCGCAGTACCATGTGGCGCTATTACACGGTAAGTTGAAGGATGACGAGAAAAACCGGATTATGACGGCTTTTTCAAATAACGAGATTCAACTACTGGTTTCAACGACCGTCGTTGAAGTCGGGGTCGATGTGCCTAATGCGACCGTGATGATGATTTTCGATGCTGACCGGTTTGGCTTAGCCCAACTTCATCAATTGCGTGGCCGGGTTGGTCGGGGCAAGAAAAAGGCCTACTGTCTATTGATTGCTGATCCTAAGAACCAACAAGGTGTTGATCGAATGACGATTATGACTGAAACGACCAACGGCTTTGTCGTCGCGCAAAAGGATTTAGAGTTGCGAGGTCCCGGTGAGGTCTTTGGTGATCGCCAATCAGGATTACCAGTTTTCAAGGTTGGTGATCCAGTCGCTGATTTTGCCAGTTTACAGGTCGCACAGCAAGAAGTACAAAAAATCTTCACGGTTGATCCTACTTTTAGCCAACCGGCGTACGCGCCTTTAAAAGCGTATCTCGCACAACAAAAACAAAACTATCAAACATTAGATTAA
- a CDS encoding DAK2 domain-containing protein, whose translation MKVTEITATEFQAMMRVAAHRLTKNAEFVNSLNVFPVPDGDTGTNMSLTFQSGAKAVNENNAQAVGELSKSLAKGLLMGARGNSGVISSQIFRGFSKSMEEKTSLTAQDLADAFTSGVQTAYKAVMKPVEGTILTVAREGAKAGAKVAAQTDDIGAVVEAVVEGSKKALLKTPELLPVLKEVGVVDSGGQGLVFIYEGFLEGLTGQAPAKDLYTPDEAEMDEMVNANHHQTAQMGTEEIENGYCTEIMVALGDGTTVDREFDYDEFRNHLNGIGDSLLVVADDEVVKVHVHTEHPGTVMAYGQHFGSLMKIKVDNMRLQHDTIVENDQQAAAPVQAEPVDTGIIAISAGAGVAELFRSLGATYILSGGQTMNPSTQDILDAIQAANAKKVILLPNNKNIFLAAEQAAEVAEIPVEIVQSRTIAQGMTALLSFDPSAELQANQAAMTEALDTVISGQVTQAIRDTTLDGLEIKKDDYMGIIDGKIKVSTADRQTAAIEMVQTMLDEDSEIVTIIVGEDGDMTEAEAISDAIMAQDDELEVEIHEGDQPVYPYLISVE comes from the coding sequence GTGAAAGTTACTGAAATTACAGCAACCGAGTTTCAAGCAATGATGCGGGTTGCTGCACATCGCTTAACTAAAAATGCAGAATTTGTGAATTCATTAAACGTTTTCCCGGTACCTGATGGGGATACAGGAACTAATATGAGTTTAACTTTTCAAAGTGGTGCTAAGGCGGTTAATGAAAATAATGCGCAAGCAGTTGGTGAATTATCAAAGAGCTTAGCTAAGGGTCTATTAATGGGTGCCCGCGGTAACTCTGGTGTGATTAGTTCACAAATCTTCCGTGGCTTTTCAAAGAGTATGGAAGAAAAAACAAGTTTAACGGCCCAAGATTTAGCAGATGCTTTTACAAGTGGCGTTCAAACAGCGTACAAAGCAGTTATGAAACCCGTTGAAGGGACTATTTTAACAGTTGCGCGTGAAGGTGCTAAAGCTGGTGCCAAAGTCGCTGCACAAACAGATGATATTGGTGCAGTTGTTGAAGCGGTCGTTGAAGGTTCTAAGAAGGCTTTATTGAAGACGCCTGAATTATTACCCGTCTTAAAAGAAGTCGGCGTCGTCGATTCTGGTGGCCAAGGCTTAGTTTTCATATATGAAGGTTTCTTAGAAGGTTTAACAGGTCAAGCACCTGCCAAAGATCTTTATACACCCGATGAAGCTGAAATGGATGAAATGGTTAATGCTAATCATCACCAAACAGCACAAATGGGGACTGAAGAAATCGAAAATGGTTACTGTACAGAAATCATGGTTGCACTTGGCGATGGCACAACTGTTGATCGCGAATTTGACTATGATGAATTCAGAAATCATTTAAACGGTATTGGCGACTCATTATTAGTTGTTGCCGATGATGAAGTGGTTAAAGTCCATGTGCATACAGAACATCCAGGAACAGTGATGGCTTATGGTCAACATTTTGGTTCATTGATGAAGATCAAAGTGGACAACATGCGCTTGCAACATGATACAATTGTTGAAAATGATCAACAAGCAGCAGCCCCCGTTCAAGCGGAACCAGTTGATACTGGGATTATTGCGATTTCAGCTGGTGCTGGTGTGGCAGAACTCTTCAGAAGTTTAGGGGCCACTTATATTTTAAGTGGTGGTCAAACAATGAATCCAAGTACGCAAGATATTTTGGATGCCATTCAAGCAGCTAACGCGAAGAAAGTTATTTTATTACCAAATAATAAAAACATCTTCTTAGCGGCGGAACAAGCTGCCGAAGTTGCTGAAATTCCGGTTGAAATTGTTCAAAGTCGGACGATTGCACAAGGGATGACAGCTCTCTTGTCATTTGACCCTTCTGCAGAATTGCAAGCTAACCAAGCAGCAATGACTGAAGCACTTGATACGGTGATTAGTGGTCAAGTGACACAAGCCATTCGCGATACAACGCTTGATGGTCTTGAAATTAAAAAAGACGATTACATGGGGATTATCGACGGTAAGATTAAGGTCTCAACTGCTGATCGCCAAACAGCTGCCATCGAAATGGTCCAAACTATGTTGGATGAAGACAGTGAAATCGTCACAATTATCGTTGGTGAAGACGGTGATATGACAGAAGCTGAAGCCATTAGTGATGCAATCATGGCCCAAGACGATGAATTGGAAGTTGAAATTCACGAAGGTGACCAACCTGTTTATCCATATTTAATTTCAGTTGAATAA